From the Juglans microcarpa x Juglans regia isolate MS1-56 chromosome 3D, Jm3101_v1.0, whole genome shotgun sequence genome, the window GGTGAACCATTTgcttttgcattgtgaggtagCCATGACTCTCTGGAACGAGGTGTTTAAAAGGATGGATTTAACATGGGTTATGCCGGAATCCGTGGTAGATATATTGGCGTGTTGGACCTCTATCCAAGGTGTACATGAGATCAAAatgatttggaagatgattcctacttgcattatgtggtgcttgtggtaGGAGCGAAATGAGAGGACgtttgaagataaggagagaTCTATGGAggagctaaaagttttcttttttaggactctatgtacttgggccattgttgTGGACTTTAACGGCATGGATCTTCATGTTTTCTTAGATGCTAATGTGCCTTTGTAGATAGAGCATAATACTTTGTAGTTGACAGTGTTGCCCATTCTtgttaataatacttattttacttatcaaaaaaaatatatacatttttatgGGATAAGAACTAGAAGAAACTAAATTATTATGTTCTGGTGGGTGGGGCCTTGTATCTAGGGTTTATTCCCTGGGGTGGATCGGGATCCAAAGGACCCAGCCTTGATGACGTTCTAAATCATGGCAATTTTTTTCAGGAAACCAAGTGGTTTCTAAACACCTATGAAGGTAGTTTGGTGATCCAATAAGCCTAAGGTCCTAAAGCGTCAACAAGGAGCATATGACACAGATACAACGGGCTATAATGCTAGGGTCGCAAAAggaatatcatatataatttcttcacAAGGCCTCAGTCAGTCACGCATTTCCTGTCAGTGAGAGCTCCCATTATGTCTTCCAGTTAGGTACTGGAGAGCCAAAATCAGCCCTTAACCTTTCATTCGGTTCCTACGAAAACTAAGAGCAGTCAAACATGCATTTGCTTTCTTTATAATTAAGAGCTTAACTAAATAAAACCAAATAGTGAATAATCAAACGCCTTCCATGGGccctaaatataaaattcaaagtaatttttatttctcttcaatAATTTTGGTTCCTGAACGCTAAGAGCCCCAACCCCCAAAAATTGCATACCGTAAGGTCTCAGCTAAGGTTCTCAAATTATACACTTCTATTTTCCCCCAGTTTCACAGCAACCATCCGGAAATAAAAGAACTCGACGATATTTTTCTCAACCAACTAACGcataaaaaagtttttcaaataaaataaaataaaaagaaaaaagcacaCCTCGGGACTAGACTTGGACTGCTTCTGAGACATATCGAGCTTGCCCTTCTCCAACGTGACCGCTCCCAACGAGCCGTACTCTCCCTTCATAACCGGACTAATTATCGCCGCCGAGGCCGCCGGTGGCGCCATAAAGCAGCGCTCCAAAAAATGACGGAATCCCCTTCCACGACGGGCGAAGAAGACGAAGCAGAGGCCTTTATCACCAGTCCCCTCCGAGCCATCTTACCGGCCACCGGATGTGCTGCCGGCAAGAGGGGACTCACCTTGGGCTTCGATGATAAGGTCTTTATGGGCATAATTTGGGCCGTTTGGAACACCGCgtgagacattttttttttttttttttatttgtgtggGATCGAAGTACCCTATTTGGATACCGAGAAAATTAGAGATAAAAGTTTTCTCATAAGAGGTACCGCCTGTCGTTCTCTCTCTAGGGAGgggcgcgagagagagagagagagagacggaagAGAGAAGAGGGTGAGGgatgttgggggggggggggggggggggggggggtgggggggtttTGATTGATTGAACCGACTAGGTGACAAAGACGAGGGGAACCCAATCCGAAACTGGAGGCTTCAACGGGTGAGTTGACTCGGGGTTTCTATGAGTGGACTCGATACTCGGGGCCGGCTTGGTCTGCTGCTCTTATGGGCTGGACGGGGCCGGGCCGGCCCAGGTCAACGTTCTATGCACCAAAATAATACTTACCGGAAGGTCATATAACTAACTATcgtcaaataaaaaaataataattacgaTCCGCTGGTCTCTTGCTCAAAGCACCAAATTGTCGGCTCCTTCAACTTTCTTGGCAGGTAAGTTTGGCGGCCGGGCAGAGTTTTTCTTCTAgctatattgaaaaaaatattgagactGTATGgagagtgaaaatattttattttatttattattataattttttgaaatttttatataaaatataataagtagtttaatttttttaaattctaaaacaataataatattaaaaaataatattttaataatattttatttcatttttaacttttatctcaactcactatccaaatggctgagatctcatttgtttttacagttaaaattaaaattaaaaagttaaataaaatattgttagaatatatttttttaatatcacttttgttttagaatttgaaaatgttgaattgcttattttattttgtataaaaatttgaagaggttgagatagttttagattagttgaataaaatattattagaatattatttttaatattattattattttgaaatttgaattatttattatattttgtgtacaaatttgaaaaaattgtaattatgaaataagataaggtgagttgagataagttttgaatccaaacaaatcataataattagataaaatgagatgagatgagaataattttaaaaacaaatgaggtctAAAAGAAATTTCCCTTGAGCAATATAATTTCGCGAGGtgaatagcattttttttaatcagtttaatcaaaaaaattgatacatgccttttttttttttaatgtaagatACATGCCCTTTTAAGCATGTGAAAACACGTGATTTTTAatcatattgaaaaatatttttagtttgtatccatgcaaaaaatatttactcattATATTCCTTCTAAACAAACACGTGTCAAGCTTATAAAGAAAGTGTTgtagtcataaaaaaatttcataaaaataaatttataaactgacatgattttatgtgatggtgtatatatttaatttacgataaaaatagttttataatatgacatactacattaaatcacgtcaacttatgagtttatttttataaaatatatttgtaggtaaaatatttcttatttataaattatgttaGAGAAATTTCCTCAAATTTGGATAGTTCTCATaaatcaaatttcttaattagGAATATGATTAGGAAGCCAAAAGCTATAAATGACTTGGAATCACTTCTCAATCAAACTTGGCTTTGTAAAGAGGAGACACAactcaagaagaaaaagaaagcaaaacaagGGACTACAACGAATCCTTCGTGTAGTACCCCAAAAGCAAAAGCCATCCTTTTCTCTCTCCAGCCCTTCGTACAACTTGCCTATAAATTCCAACGTACTTTTTCTCGTAAACACACCCTTTGGATCGTAAACAATGTCACTGGTGCTCGGCGGGTCTCGTTTCACAGCAAATGGAATCCGAAGGGCAAGAACCTTCCATTACTTCTGGTGTCAAAATTGCCGACATATTGTGAGGATTCCCTCCACAAACCTATACGAAATATGTCCCCAATGCTTCCATGAGTTATATCTTCAGCTGGAGGTGTCAATGCATAGGCTTGTCACTGATTCCAGGGGCCCAGAACCCTCCCCTGCGACTCGCCTACTTGACCCATCTACGAGGCATAGTCCAAATACTGGTTTTGATCGGAGATTTGAATGGTTATCAGAAGTTGAAGATGAGCCGGTTCAGCAAGCTTGGATTACCCTTGAATTCGTCCGACCGCCTCGTCCTCCAAGACCCATTTCGCCAGCAGAAAATATGTTTGTCCGGGACAATAACGTTAGCGATGCCATGTCTGGGGACGCGCTATTGGAGTTCACTGAAGGGATGGTTTGGCAGAATGACTGGCCAGGACCTCCTCCCACCGCCGCTTCAGCCATTGAAGCCTTGCCAAGGGTGAAACTCACGCAAAAGCATTTGGACAACGACCCGAGTTGCCCAGTATGCAAGGAAGAGTTTGATCTTGGTGGAGAAGTCAGATTGATGCCGTGCAAGCATTTCTATCACTCTGATTGCATTGTCCCTTGGCTGCGGATCCACAACACTTGCCCTGTTTGCCGCTATGAGCTGCAAGACGATTCCAACAACGATCTTGAAGACACAGATGATGAAGATTTTCGCTTTGAAGACGTGCCAGATTGGTTGAACTGGTTATGGAGTCGGCTGTTCTCTCTGTGGCCTTTCCGTTTAGTGTTGGATTTGTCACATCGCTACCTTGATTTCGAAGATGCTAGCTCAGCCTCTCATGATGGGGGTAAGATTGCAATCAACTCCCAGTATTTTCTTTGCTGAACTCCAGCGTTGGTGTCACAAAGCTGTGAACTTTTTGCAGGTAGCTCCTGGTGGCGCTCTTGGCTCATTCTATAGCCTTGTTTATATCACTGCCGGTGCTAAAAACGGTTTGTGTGAGGCTCTATAATTTACAATTATGTTGCTTTTAAGACAggtaaaaatattaactttGGTAATGATTAACAAGATATAACAGAGGAAAAGACGATGAAGCTTGGCAGGTAAATGTTCTGTTCTTTAACTAAATCATCCTAATGATTTCATTTTCCCAATATTTCTAACATAATTTATTCGATTTTTGGAAACTGATCGATCTATACCAGTGATGTAGGACGTCAAAATTGTTTCATTTAAACAATTTTCGCATGTTCATTATGTTAAAATGTCACTTATTATTGTTTCTTGATCTTGACATCATGTTATCTGCAATCTATTTAACACCTTTTTTCCCCTCCCTCTGACCATGTTGCAGTTTCTGATTTTCATGAAGGTAATTTTAGCTTTGAGACCTTCATTAACTTGATGGATTTAGTTTCAGGAACGGTCGTGTGCCTTGCATAATAAACTATCGTGGATTCAATCTCGAGTGGAATTGTACCTGCATGCAGTAAccagttgatatatatatatatatatgtaatcttTCAGAGCTGTCTGAACCTAACCTCTTGTGATCGGAGCAGAAGTATAGCGCCATGTGGCAATCTTTATTTATACAATTAATGGggattttcaattattttattcattattattattcaaaaaataatgatacaaagtacaaactcatttatattgataataaaacaaaatatttatatttcctCCAACCATGAGTTTGTATTTGGCGAAAAGCAATAAGAGAAAGTcatctatatgaaaaattgcCATTAATGTATTCATTATTGCTGTTTAATCTTGATTGTTTAATCATTTACACTCCAAACTGACACGCAGCCAGTAGTTTTGGAGTATGGAGTGAAAGAGAGTGGGGAATGGTGGGTTCAACTCTGCCTTGCTCTTTCTATTCAATGTCTTGGTTTTTTCCCCCCACCtttaggcctagtttgggtaCCGAGATATGATAGTCTGAGAATagttcactattatttattattttattattatttttcacatactttttactaccattcactattattcaatattctatcattaatcttttattactattcataaaatatttcagaatatctcactacccaaacccAAAGTCAAACTCCCAGTGCTTGATTCAGGTTGGAGCAGTTGCTGTGTATCACTAGGCATAGACAACTGGTTGGAGGTGGCAAAGAAGTTCTACTTCCGCAAGACATAGCACTGGTTATTGTTTTGACTTTTCAATATGGTATGTTTCTCACTTCCCTAGGTTCCCTTACCAATCTCAAATTTTGCAATTTTGTCCTGATATGAAAAGATATGGGGAATTCAAACCGTGATTCAGTTCAAACATTTCTATTTCTTCTATAGCCTGTCAAAATTCTCTCCAAAAGAGCGAGGGACCCTGTCCTAGTCGTACTGCATCTGCATGTGGTTCTTTGTTTCCATGCATTTTGGTTGATTATTTAGAGCATGGACGTCCCCCCCACTCTTTCTTCTGCCTTtaactactagtactactttcTGATACAGCGTTTACAACTTCAGTTAGGAGGCTTGCTTGGCAGTTGGCGGAGCTGCTACGCCTTGTCTTCTTAGGCCTGCAGCGTGCATGGAAGGATGTGTCAA encodes:
- the LOC121255702 gene encoding E3 ubiquitin-protein ligase RING1-like produces the protein MSLVLGGSRFTANGIRRARTFHYFWCQNCRHIVRIPSTNLYEICPQCFHELYLQLEVSMHRLVTDSRGPEPSPATRLLDPSTRHSPNTGFDRRFEWLSEVEDEPVQQAWITLEFVRPPRPPRPISPAENMFVRDNNVSDAMSGDALLEFTEGMVWQNDWPGPPPTAASAIEALPRVKLTQKHLDNDPSCPVCKEEFDLGGEVRLMPCKHFYHSDCIVPWLRIHNTCPVCRYELQDDSNNDLEDTDDEDFRFEDVPDWLNWLWSRLFSLWPFRLVLDLSHRYLDFEDASSASHDGGSSWWRSWLIL